The nucleotide sequence caaaaataAGCAAGATAAGAGTGAAAATATTAATGGAAACAAAGAAGTCTAGTTGTTCAAGGGTATAACCAGGAAGAAGGGATTGACTATGATGAGAATTTTGCCTCTGTAATAAGAATAGAAGCAAATAAAACTCTTGTTGCATTCACTGCATATATGGAATTCGAACTATTTAAAATGGATATCAAAAGTGACTTTTTAAATGGAAACTTGAAGAAAGAAGTCTAGGTCAAACAACCACCAGGTTTCGAAGATATAGATTTTCCTCGTCATGTTCTTAAATTGGACAAAGCTTATTATGGTTTGAAGCAAGCACCAAGGTCCTGGTATGAGAGACTCTCAAAGGTTCTCCTAGAAAATGGCttcaaaagagggaaaatagATAATTCTCTATTCTTAAATACCAGAGGTAGCAGCTTACTGATTGTTTAGatatatattaatgacataatcTTTGGAGATACTTCTGAAACCCTATGTAAAGAGTTTGCAATACTAATGaggagtgaatttgaaatgagtatgaTGGCTGAGTTGAGCTTCTTCCTAGGGCTGCAGATTAAGCAAACTTTTTAGGGGACAATGATTTATCAAGTGAAGTACATTAAGGATCTACTAAAGAAATATAGCATGGGAGATGCCAAGTCAGTAGATGCGTCTATTGGAACCAATAGAAAAATGGATAATGATAAATTAGGTCCTTCAGTAAATGAGACaatgtatagagggattattggatCCTTACTGTACCTCACTACAAACAAGACAGATGTTATATTCAGTGTAGAAATGTTTGCTAGATTTCAAGCCTTCCCAAAAGAGTCTTATTTGGAAGCTACAAAAAGAATTCCTAGGTATCTGAAGGGAACAAGGGGCCTAATCTAATGTTCTCCCTCAGGAGACAATTTTGACTTGGTGAGATATGTTGATGCTGACTATGATGGATATTTGGTAGATAGAAAAAGTAATTCAGGAATGGTATATTTTCTTGGCTCATCCTTAACTTCATGCGGATCTAAGAAGCAAAACTCAGTTTCTCTGTCTATTGCTGAAGCTAAAAATATGGATGCAGCttcttgttgtgctcaattgtTATGGATCAATCATCAATGAATGATTTTGGTATTGTCACATACACTATCCCTATGATATATGACAATAAAAATGCTCTAAATATGGCAAAGAATCCAGTGCAACACAAGAGGACTAAGCATATTGATGTAAGACATCACTTCCTAAGAGACAATGTTGAGAAAGGGGCTATCTGTATGAAATTTTTCAAGATTGAGGATCAGATAGCAGATATCTTTACTAAGGTACTTTACAAAGAACAATTTGTGAAGAACAGGTTGAAGCTAAGTCTGATCAAAATGACCTGACCTACTATATGAATCAGTGTTTCTCCATAAAAATTAGCTATGATTAGGAgataggtatccttggtaaagtatgtatttattagtataaCGTAGTACCATACCTTAACAAGTATACATccatgggaacaactttggaaTAAAATAGATAAGGTATGCACAAAAATAAGAATTCACTCAAAAAAAGAGAGGGACATGGTCCAATCGCTCAAGTTAGTATCATAAATGTGCATGTTTTTCTTAAAAGCTGTATCTTTTCCCTTCTTATCAGAAAATTTACGTTATCCAAAAAGAGAAAGATAAgtcaatttaaaatcaaacaaatcCTTCTCAAAAATCTTATCTTAGTATTAGCTCCATGGACCCTGCTCAACTCAACTATCCTAACCATCCAACGACAAAACCTTTCTTCACCCACCTTTCTGGTGAAACTCCATCCCTGAAAACACATGATCCCTTTGATAGTGTAATGACCGGTGATGCATGGGTTGctgaaaattttattttgctatcacataacataagagaaagttTGGATGGTACCAAGAAACAAAATGGAAGACTGAAAACAAAGGTCTCTGGagtaaaatcttgaaattctacTAAAAATACCAGGATTCTAAGGGACTTGATCCCAAGAAAAAGTGAATATAGATATCAAGATGCTAATCAAAGGAAGATCTAAGGGTCTTTGCAGAACTTAGGAGTGAGAAGAATGATGAACTCAAGAAGAAGGTTACCAATGAGGTTCCGATCTTGAATAAAGATATTAGGACGCTAATCAAAGAGTTGTTACACTATCAGATAGCCTTACTTCTCCAAACCTTCTCCCCAAATTCtccatctttttaatttctccaaCCTTTATGGGTTTTATTATGGAATAGGAAATGTAAATATTACACTGCAATGATACCTCAACTGTGAAATATAAATGATTTCTTATTTTTGGGCTCTTTATTTGGCTCTACTTTATTtctaaagttgttcttcatgttaatGTTTCCCCAGtgtccatgagttaactaacttgttCTCACTATTACTTTTGGTTTACTACtttcacttttcaatgatgccaaaaggggaaatACTAATTTCATGTCGTAGGGGCCTGTTTCGGGTGATGTAAATGAAAATAGATATGTATGTCATGTTGATAGGAAAAAGGGTGTGATAGGCTACAAAAAAGGTATAAAGTCATATTAGCAGGGGGGAAGGCTGATTAGGTTGTGATGagctatagaaaaaagtataaaggTATATTGACAAGGGGAAGGATGATTGGTAATCTTTGTTATAAAttaacaacaagggaccaggtttCTATGTTGTATGATGGTGGAAGCATGATGATTAAATGACAGGGGTAACATTTATCTTCAATAGTGGTAATCtcactgattaaatgtgatgaatttGTTGATGCTCAAAACTctgtggttggtttgtcatcatcaaaagggaCAAAAttgttgtatgttgttttgatgatgagcaaatgactacaagggaccaggtcccttaattTTCTAGGCAACAATATAACTGGCATGCGTATGTACAGTTttttcctcttgtgtaacaaactgcgTAGGTGTTGCTTATACTATTTAGGACACCTGATCCAATTGCATTTTAGCTCTAataatcatttaattaaaaaagaaaaagaatatttatctgtCAACTGGTTTTTGCAAATTCAGAAGAGTGAAAAGAGAACAAGGcaaaaaactcaattttttctcaaattcttaGTCTTAGTATGCTGATAGTGAAAACGTTCTTGAGTTGGATATTGGTTTGTAACTGAATTACTCGTACTGTAAGAGTaatgctttatttttttctttaagagtgcttaggtagagttgcctaagcttgatACTAATTAACATTAATCAATGTTGAGGAGTCTTGGTAGAGTTGTCAACTTCAGCTTATAGTAGAATTATTACAAGaaggaggaacctagagttaggttcaagtcaagtctgtaatcaagaggttgattatagtggattttggagagcttgtgagggaaagccgtggtttttcctcaTAGAGTAAGAGGGTTTCCCCTTTAAATCAGTGTGTTCCTTTATTTTCAGCGAAGTTTTATCTTCCTTAGTGCTTTACTAATTCATTACCCGTCACTGACTAGTCTATGTCATATCGAGAGAAAGAAACAAGATGAGTTTCAGAAGGGAAGATTGGAAGTTGACAAAGTATTGAAGGAGATTATAAAGCATATGCACATCAGAGGTTGGATCAGGCAATGTGGCAGATTGCAGTCCAACAGGCCAATTTATATCCTTAGTGTCGCTACTTTTAATTTGTAGAAGTTCTATTGTATAACAAGTATGTATTGTTTTCCATTTCCTTTTACTGCAGCAAATTAGTAGTAGGATAAAGATGAGAGAGCAGTTAGTCCTATACTGCTCTATTTAATGATTGTTAAATTTTTTGGTTATGAATCCAAGATCTAATGTTAACCAAAAAGAGTTGATACTAGACAAGAAGAGTAAACTACCATGATTAACTTCACGTATAAATTCCTCAATAATATTATACTAAAGGCAATTTCTATGAATCCAAAGTAAAACTAATGACTAAACATTTGAGTAGGTTAATCATAAAATAATCTAACTTTTTTTATAAAGCAAAAATATTGGAAaggaaaattgaaatttgaaatcagAGAATAAATTGATCAAACAACAAATGTGTATTAATGAAAGGTCACAGAGactaaagaaattataaaaataataaaaaataaagtacaaacaATAGGGGATCCCAAAGCTCAGACAATGTAGTAAAGCATAGGAAACTTATTTCTCTTCAAGTGGATCTGAATCCCCTAAGCTCAGTCAGTGTAATGAAGTATAGGAAACTTATTTCTCTTCAAATGGATCTGCCCCATCAAGAACGGGAAGACTTAACAAAAGGGTAAGCATCAAGTTGTCCTTTTCCATATCCTCTAAAATAGGGATGACAAAAATTTTGGCACAATTATCTCTGAGTACCTTTCGCATTCTGCCAAATGATGAACGCCTCAAAAATGGAAAGAGTAATGACACCCCATCCCTGATATACTACGAAGAAATTAAGAAAAGTATATGAGTTTTAAGAAAGTTAGTACCATTAATTATTACTTTAAACTAGAACATTTTACTTTGAAAAATCTTATAAAGGAAAACGTAAAAGTAGAAGAGCAGCAAAAAAGCATTTCTGATAAGTGAACTTCAACAGCGCAAATGAACAAAAAGTTTTGCCGACTGATTCAAGATGAAAAGATTGAAAAAgcctaaaataataaagaatataaGATGATAAAAAATGCTCTCATAATAAAAGTCTACAAACAATATGACTGTACAAAAGAAATTCGATGCATTTCATTGATTACTAATTGAAATTACATCCAATAGCCTGAAAAGAATAACATAATCAAAGAATATGCATCTTATTTCCAGAGAAAGAAGGCCTTACAAGGATAAAGGGCATAATGATACACTTTAAGCCCTAAGAAATTCATAACTGGGAGAAATTTATGATGCACTGTGATTGTATAAGTTCATCAGTACCAAAAAGTTGACAAGATGAAAGTCATAAAGGATGTGGTCCTAGATTCAAGGACTACTGATGAAGTAAAGGGAGTTTCTTAAAGACACCACCATGCCCATCCTCAGCTTCACTCCCAACTTCTTTTCCCTTTTTGAAAAAATCCTTAGTAGtttatgagaaaaatgaaattaaagatagagaCAAGGACAAGGTGGGAGTTGAGGAAAAAGCATACCATGAGCCTAAAAGATAGCCATGGTAGAAGAGGAAGTTGATAGCATAAGAACAACATTACCTTATTTGTTCTGAAAAACATAGTGGAACAACTCTTGTGAACGAGAATAAAGGTACGAGCACAAAGTATTTATAGGCAAAAGATGTGCTTGTAAGGGTGTATATTAAAAAGGATAGATAATAGAAGAAACttacaagtaaaagaaaaatatgggaTGAAAATATTCCTCGGGCTTTTCAACCATCATTATGATGCTTCAAAAGACGGGAATGAATGACTTATGTATGAAGCACTAATTAAAAGACATTATTTATTTGCTTCAGAAGAAAGACATTATTTGTTTGCTTCTGAAGAAAGATATAACTTTCTGAATGCTAAATAactaaaaaagatataaaaataataataatggaagaatatttaaataaagaagaaacagattaaaaaataatatttgatagtcatatatttgatgaaataaatggaaaagaattagatttaagtgcagaaaaaatatttaaaataccaacaataaaaacatatttagtagaagaaaagaagaatactacgtagtaagtcaaaaagaatatataatagattgtagatatgtaaaaggaagagctagtataccactagtaacaaaaagaataattaataaatatataaacgatataaaaagtaaagatccaataaaatatgtacaccttggaggaacagagatattgataaagcatgttttagagaaggaatagatacaccaacaaaattatacctagcagatgatagaattataaaacctatagaaaaaaatataataactgccataaaaggaaatttaacataccaaaaatttaaatttataataagtgcaaattattcagtagcaataacagataaaaatatagataaatcattagtattatattggaaaatatcaggaatagaactaatcccaggaagtaaaatatttacagaaagatgtaaaaatctatatgtattaacaacaaaacataaaataacgggaaaaaaataaaattaacaaaatacaaatagaaagtcctttcaaacagtttgtaaaaacaattgataataatgattatagttatagagacatagatatagaagaaaatttagaaataataaatgatagaataagtacaacaaaaagaatagcttatgaaaaaccagaatcatcaagttcatcaaaaagaacaagttatgaaacaagttcgacaactaatttaaaccaatattacataacaggaacaataaatgaaaaagaatatttaatactcttaaatacaggacaagaagaaaattatatagtaagatatctaataaaaaatgaggaaataaaatctaataataatatatgcccagatctaccaagaagtttaataaataccaaaaatatagcagaaaaaaaataacaataggagttagaaaaataaaaatagaatttgaaataaagaaaaaaaatataaaaagcagacataatattaggaataaaatggctagaacaagtaaaaccatacaatatagaatatACACAATTGTCTATAACATacaacagagagaaattattcttaagaagagctttaatatgatatgaaaatatatgtatattgaagatagtagtagaagggtattaacgtagatattatacgcctatgatagatacaggagcagaagctaatttatgtagatataattgtttaccaaaaagtaaatgggataaattaaagacaccaataatagttaaagaatttaataacgaaggaatcttaattatttataaagctaagaatgtaaaaacacaagtatgggataaaatattaaaaataaaagaaatatataattatgagctaacatcaaaagatatgcttttaggaatgccgtttttagataaattatacaaCATATAATAATTAGAACGGATTGGtgatttacaacaccatgtaaccagaaagtaagagcaaaaagagttactaataaaatatgaaagaaaattgattggatagaagggagtgaaaaaattacacaaaaattaaaaaatataaaaaatactgaagatacaatagaactagtcgtattttcaataaataaaaaggaaataattatattttcaataaataagatagaaataattaagaaaaaaattagaacaattatatagtgaagatccattaaaaggatggaaaaaacataaaactactataaaaaattgaattgatagataaaaatagcataataactcaaaaaccattaacatataattttgatgatttaaaagaatttaaaatgcacatagaaaaattattagaaaaacaatatatacaaaatagtaatagtaaacataatagtccagcatttatagtaaataaacatagtgaacaaaaaaaaagaaaaaagtaggatggttattgattatagaaatttaaatgcaaaaactatgacatataattacccaataccaaataagttattaaaaataagacaaatacaaggatataattactttagtaaatttgattgtaaatcaggattttaccatttaaagttagaagaagaatctaaggaattaaccgcatttacggtaccacaaggattttatgattggaatgtactaccatttggatataaaaatgcaccaggtagatatcaacattttatggatagttattttaaacaattacctaattgtatagtatacatagatgatatactattatatacaaaaacaaaagaagaacatttaaagttattagaacaatttacagatatactAGAAAattcgggaataagtttaagtgagaagaaaactgaaattatgaaaaatcaaatagaatttttaggaatacaaatagataaaactggagtaaaaatacaacaacatatagtacaattTACATTTGGTTAATCAATTTGAAAactatttttatcaatatttgaGTTGCTTCGGCTACATCTTCAAAATACTTATCTTTGCCTAAAGCCTGCCATATATCTCTACTTCCTaaaatgaagattttttttttaaaaaaaaatagtattattgGCTTTCTAGAAGTCTTCCCAAATTGACTAGTACATCTCTTGCAATTACATTAATTGATGATCCTATTTAATCAATAATAGTTTGACCCCAACATAGGAGTGGTGGGAATTATTGAAATTGGCCAtgctaaatttttttcttacatcTCCAAAGAGGGGATAATGAGTTCAGTGAAAAGTAGGAATATATTGACGGATAGAAAATGAGAAATTAATGGTCTCCACTTTTTTTGGATGGAATGTAAGAACCTGACAGAAACTATATTCCTCGCATTCAAAGATATTGTCTaatttaaagaaagaatagaatCACCCATCTTTACTTCTATCTTCTTTACTAAAGAGGAAACTTTTAATCCTAACTTGATGATGCAAGTGAGAATTATTAACTAGACGACTACCTTTATCATAATCACTCAAGTGAACAAGCCTTTTCTACTTCAAAATTGACTTGGCTTACaatatatttcttcttcattatgCATGTCTATGCAACTGAAACCGAAATGAGATTGTCTCTGCAATATTCATTCATTTCATGCATGTGCCAGCTTTGTGATAGAAAGATGCAATTTCGGATCTTCCATCTGTCCCCTTTACTGCTCGATGCTGCTACTTTCATGTTATTACATTTTCATTTACTAAACTATGCTCAAATTCTCCTCTTTCTTTTCCCCAGACATTTTCTCTAGCATCTCCTTGTAGCTATACTTGCAAAGATTGACATTATAAGTCGCTTCAGTTTCAATTGGTTTGATAATTACATCTTCATGGGAATCAAATAATGGAGATGAAACCGCATCCTCGAATGGATCACAAGTTGATGAGCATGCAGGGCTTATTGCTTCTTCAATGGGTTGAATTTCTGATCGAAGAACCTTTTTCTCACCCACCCCACATTCTGATTTTTCATTTTCCATGAATTGTTCTTGTGACGCATCAAAGTTAGGAAATTGGCTGAAATGCTTGACGTCTTTTACTGTTGATTCTTCTTCGAGATCTTGATCACTGTGATACATATCAATCGTTATCTCTTTTTCTCTAGCATTCTTTGACCCCCAACTAGTCAAACACGAAATCCAGAAATTCAACCTAGCAATAAGTTGAGCCAGTGCCCAATCAAGAAATGGAACTTGATGAATAATCATAGGCAGCTTTTCTATGGTATCATGAAATTTTCCTGGTAGGCATTCTGCTACGCAAGCTAGCTCATCGATCTTATCAAACAATCTGGACGACGGTGGAAACAACTTTTCTATCACAATTTCTGAAGTAAGTGCACAATTGTCTACGAAAGAGAGGACTGATAACCATTGAAACTCCATGGCGTATAAAATTGGCATTATATGCTTCATACGTAcagctattttatttattaatgatCCAATAGGTCCATTAAAATCCTCTATTTTTCTGCAGGCAATGTGGATTATTTCAAAGATTGAAGCGATACAAGTGTATAATGGACGACGTCTCTGCATTTTTTGTGTTGCTAAATTTGATACCTGAAACTGGAAATTGAATGCCATTTAAAGGGATTCATGGCATGCGTGGCTAAATTCAgattaaaagaatgaaataacaaaCATTTGGTGGAAGAGATGCTTTCTTAGTATTTACTTTCGATGTAAATGGGACACTGCACTTGACCAATCTTTCGGCAATCCTccaaacaaaataaagattttcatgatttacatgcataATAATATGTAGTAGTTTTCCATGTCACTTTTATTTTACCTTCCCTTGTCGGTGAATTAAAATTGcgaatattttaaaaaagttgTAGAAGAAATGAAGATAGATCTTGAGGAATTGGTTGAATCTATTTGTGAGTTGGAGGTTGGCATCACTTATAGCAATTCCACGGTTAAGAGTCCCCACATTTAGTTGTGATAACCATCAGAATATATATCGCAATTTCCTTCTCTTACTCAATtgctttattttatgtaatttaatatgATGACTAATTTTGTGGATCATTGATGATTGAAATCCTTCAACTGGTGTCAATAAACTTTTAGCTTTAGATAAAAGCGAGAGAAGATTGTTTTACGTTGGTATGCATTCATAATCAGTTGTTACTAGCCCTACGAGACAAATAGAATGTCCGTAAGAGTGCTTTTATACTCCCTCTTTCTATATTAGTTGACTCCTATAGACTTAACActcccattaagaaaaatatttattaggagtCTATTTTACCCAATTAGACTTgttaattatactttgaaaatataaatttgaatatatatacaaCTTGTTTTgtcatttaatgataagggtattattggaagaacatattaaaattctcttgatttcatcaataaaacaactaaattgaaacaaatatttttaaaaaagaagctcaactaaaatgaaacagtTGGAGTATATATTAGTTTTTGAAAACATGTGTTGCGCGTGTTTCGTGTTACTAATTTTTATGTACACGTTTATTAAACGATTAAAATTCCATGAAAATATGTGTGCAATGATTATTAAAATGTAATAATTACAAATAAATCTTGAGGTCGATTTGAAAAGTCACCTGATTATTGCAATTGGTGTAATTACTTCGATAATATTTATCAGCCTAATATTTACACAACCTAATAATTAAGATGGTCTATTTGTTCTGCACAATGTAATTACTACAAGTGTACTGTTTGACTGCACATGTATAATTAAatgattatattaaatttttaaaataaaagttaatcATCAAAAACTATACATTTGTATTCGATAAATAAGAGCCTTTAGGAATGATAGTAAATTAAATATTCAgaggtgtgtgtgtgtatttttaagaaatatatcaattaataaatatatgttCTTATCTCATATTGTAAAAAAatgatgtatattttttaaagtagtatattttaattaaattaattttaaaaattaaaagtacatGATTTTTAAGAACATCCTGAAATAcgtatttgagaaaaaaattaatattacaaatataatgtcataaaattattaaaatatttgacaaaaagaTAATCTATcaattttggctaaaaaatgaatgaattgcAATTTGAAATATCAGGTCAATACtagtaaaacaaataaattgaaagtgAAAATCTAACATaagttaaaaattcaaaataaaaaaagttatgatAATACTAGTTTGTCAAATTTCTACATAACATACATAATATGTATCCAAAGAAACGGAAATGTAAGTCTATAACTTTATTCAACAATGAATTctactttaatttaataattagaatactaaaaaaattatgataaatgaaaaaataacataaaataaaaaaaataaaaaaggtattaCAAAAAAGGCATGAAATAGCAAGTAACGTTTTGGGAAAAGAgaaggaaataaaatataaatgatataaaataaaaaaatattttttaacaaaaattagaataataaaattaaaaagaatttaaaataatacatataaaaataaattaaaaccataaaaataaaagtagaaataaaagaaagaatttaaaataatacatataaaaataaattaaaaccagaaaaattaaaatagaaataaaagaaagaaattaaaaggtTACCAAGTTGTAATTACACCATATAATTACCATCAATTCACACCCTCCCTCCCCTCCCTCTCCCCCGTGAATTGTAAAGTGTAATTCACCCCTGCCAATTACATCAATTTACCGATTGACCAAGTAATTACATGGCCAACAAAACATGTCAAATTGTGTAATTACACCCAACTATACTAAATTCAATTCTCCACATAATTTTCTAAACATACCGTTGGAAATGTGACAAAAAACACCAAATGaatgtataaaattaatttattttatgcaACTAACTACAAAAATTGGATAATAGTTCGCAAACTACCAATAAAGTAATAGATGTATTATTTAAGCCCATAAAAAGATACAGACTTACAATAATGataaatttatagaaaattaaattaaaaaagtctAATATCTTAGCATCAGTACTcttctaaataaatttaaaaaatggatCCAACGTACTCttgcaagcaaaaaaaataacaagatatAGAAACACTATTCATCGAAAGATCAATCTGACGTTTACAGTCAGGCAACAAATTAGGAATATCACAAAAAGGGAGAAAATCAATTCCAAATCAATCATTACGAACAAGAAAGGAAAAGGATCAAGAAGGACTAGTCAAATCCATCGTGGATATCAAAAATTAGCACGCAAATAAATAATCATGATTATTTAATCCATTTTGAATCTATACAAGGTAAAGTTAcagaaaaatcaaaaaaggaaagaaatcatgtcactCCAACATGCAAAGGAAATTTGGATCAATCAAACTTCTTAGAAGGCAAGCTTTTAAGAAATCagtaaaaatatttgattgaaaGAAACAACCTCGATTTTTTCTTTTAGTGCAAAAAGTAAACCTACAAATGGAACTATAAAATCCAACAAGACAAACATATGGAATTGCACAACTTCACTTGAACATAAATATTATCTTGCTTTTATCTTTCATAAAACTTTGTACTCTAGTCGGTTTATAATTGtatcaaaaatataaacataGAGTAAATACGAGTTATACTAGTAGAGGTTGTATCACTGTTTTAATTTGATTAACATCCAGATTTAGTTGGAGAAAAAACCATCATGTAACCTCGATTTCTCAAGAAACTCTAAAGGAAACATTTGTAACCCAAGGATCTAGATGAGGCACCACATCACTaatttaacaaatataaaaaattgtcttagtttaattttttcatcTCACTTTCCATACATTTTTGTTAAGATAACATTCAGGGAAGTCAATCCAGTCAAACAAACAGTTAACTAGTTCTAAGATTTTTATTCACCCCTTCTAGACTTTTAATTTGTATCAGAGAAACTCTCAGTGTATTGTTGCTTAAC is from Capsicum annuum cultivar UCD-10X-F1 chromosome 5, UCD10Xv1.1, whole genome shotgun sequence and encodes:
- the LOC107872482 gene encoding uncharacterized protein LOC107872482 — encoded protein: MHVNHENLYFVWRIAERLVKCSVPFTSKFQVSNLATQKMQRRRPLYTCIASIFEIIHIACRKIEDFNGPIGSLINKIAVRMKHIMPILYAMEFQWLSVLSFVDNCALTSEIVIEKLFPPSSRLFDKIDELACVAECLPGKFHDTIEKLPMIIHQVPFLDWALAQLIARLNFWISCLTSWGSKNAREKEITIDMYHSDQDLEEESTVKDVKHFSQFPNFDASQEQFMENEKSECGVGEKKVLRSEIQPIEEAISPACSSTCDPFEDAVSSPLFDSHEDVIIKPIETEATYNVNLCKYSYKEMLEKMSGEKKEENLSIV